A stretch of Paenibacillus mucilaginosus 3016 DNA encodes these proteins:
- a CDS encoding CBO0543 family protein — MTTDQSAQLERMTKLHELSSEATWNYWFSYSHAGTWQFWVEIALLVVPLLALFLYIDRGKAFLLGFYGFCVHMLFTYIDAYGVTHGLWIYPYKAIPFLSVNLPLDTALIPVLYMFMYQWTINFGKNYYIYGTALCLFLSFLFKPAMVAFDLFRFNHGTGYLHLLAGYLTILCLSRWVTNLFLYAERTSKQDPPDGGPVLRQPRAYKLLRQFSRPKAR, encoded by the coding sequence ATGACGACGGACCAATCGGCACAACTCGAACGGATGACAAAGCTTCATGAGCTCTCTTCAGAAGCTACCTGGAATTACTGGTTCTCCTATTCCCACGCAGGGACCTGGCAGTTCTGGGTGGAGATCGCCCTGCTGGTCGTTCCGCTACTTGCGCTCTTCCTGTATATTGACCGCGGCAAGGCGTTCCTGCTCGGGTTCTACGGCTTCTGCGTCCATATGCTGTTCACCTACATTGATGCCTACGGGGTCACCCACGGGCTGTGGATCTATCCGTACAAAGCGATCCCCTTTCTCTCCGTCAATCTGCCGCTGGATACCGCGCTGATTCCGGTGCTTTACATGTTCATGTATCAATGGACGATCAACTTCGGCAAAAACTACTATATCTACGGTACGGCGCTGTGCCTGTTCCTCTCGTTCCTGTTCAAACCGGCGATGGTCGCCTTCGACCTCTTCCGCTTCAATCATGGAACCGGGTACCTTCATCTGCTCGCCGGCTATCTCACGATCCTCTGCCTGTCACGCTGGGTTACGAATCTGTTCCTGTACGCCGAGCGGACCTCCAAGCAGGATCCCCCCGACGGCGGTCCGGTCCTCCGGCAGCCCCGGGCCTATAAGCTGCTCAGACAATTCTCCCGGCCGAAGGCGCGGTGA
- a CDS encoding lactonase family protein, whose protein sequence is MTVEQQKMLVFVGSYAEASGSGVYVYALDEEKEELTLLDSVSGLKNPTFLNLDAEGRRLYSLAEGLSEDGAKVGEAVSFDIDTKSGRLSEISRGIGVDAPACHIQRVGSGRYLVLTSYHGGRIGLTALGEDGRIGALLDTQQYEGHGPHPERQDRPHPHSANLSPDGRFLFVPDLGMDRIRVYTVDTQNNALVYQGETQTHPGAGPRHMAFHPQGKLAFSINEVDSTITSFRYDSEAGTLQEIEHVSTLPEGFTEENTCAEIAVSDDGQFLYGSNRGHDSIVVFRIDRESGRLTLVEHVSTRGGHPRHFALLPGGRHLLAANRDSENNLVLFRVDKETGRLAFSGQAVTVSKPVCVQAAYFPL, encoded by the coding sequence ATGACAGTGGAACAGCAAAAGATGCTCGTGTTCGTCGGCTCCTATGCGGAAGCCTCCGGCAGCGGGGTGTATGTCTATGCATTGGACGAGGAGAAGGAGGAGTTGACCCTCCTCGATTCGGTATCCGGCCTCAAGAATCCAACCTTCTTGAATCTGGATGCGGAGGGGCGCCGGCTGTATTCGCTCGCCGAGGGATTGTCGGAAGACGGTGCGAAAGTGGGGGAAGCCGTGTCGTTCGACATCGACACGAAGTCCGGGCGGTTGTCGGAGATCAGCCGCGGAATCGGCGTGGATGCGCCGGCCTGCCATATCCAGCGTGTCGGATCGGGACGGTACCTCGTGCTGACAAGCTATCACGGAGGGCGGATCGGGCTCACGGCGCTGGGGGAGGACGGCCGGATCGGCGCCCTGCTGGATACCCAGCAGTATGAAGGTCACGGGCCGCATCCCGAGCGGCAGGACCGTCCGCATCCGCACTCGGCCAACCTCAGCCCGGACGGGCGGTTCCTGTTCGTGCCGGATCTCGGGATGGACCGCATCCGGGTGTACACGGTCGATACCCAGAACAATGCCCTCGTCTATCAAGGCGAGACGCAGACGCATCCGGGGGCCGGTCCGCGCCATATGGCGTTCCATCCGCAGGGGAAGCTGGCCTTCTCCATCAATGAGGTGGATTCGACGATCACCTCCTTCCGGTATGACAGCGAAGCGGGCACCCTGCAGGAGATCGAGCACGTGTCGACGCTGCCTGAGGGCTTTACGGAAGAAAACACGTGCGCGGAGATTGCCGTGTCGGATGACGGACAGTTCCTGTACGGCTCGAACCGGGGGCACGACAGCATTGTCGTCTTCCGCATCGACCGGGAGAGCGGCCGTCTGACGCTTGTCGAACACGTATCGACAAGAGGGGGGCATCCGCGCCACTTCGCTCTGCTGCCTGGCGGACGCCACCTGCTGGCCGCCAACCGCGACTCGGAGAACAACCTGGTGCTGTTCCGTGTCGACAAGGAGACCGGCCGGCTGGCGTTCTCCGGCCAGGCCGTCACCGTGTCGAAACCGGTGTGCGTGCAGGCGGCTTACTTCCCGCTGTAG
- a CDS encoding DUF6953 family protein: MEQQLKAEEAARWMLSELKEAGILYQQDAVNYIRSHFGESFIYVNENGNESIDKEVKKIFKKLHGGKAAWDRDGFFWGWT, from the coding sequence ATGGAACAGCAGCTTAAGGCAGAAGAAGCAGCCCGCTGGATGCTCAGCGAGCTTAAGGAGGCCGGCATCCTCTACCAGCAGGACGCGGTGAACTATATCCGAAGCCATTTTGGCGAGAGCTTCATCTACGTGAATGAGAACGGCAACGAATCCATCGACAAGGAAGTCAAAAAGATCTTCAAAAAGCTGCACGGCGGCAAAGCTGCATGGGACCGCGACGGCTTCTTCTGGGGCTGGACCTGA
- a CDS encoding S-layer homology domain-containing protein — translation MNWTKWCRRGIAAALGCALMLPAAGVPAAEEKTGTGEARYHVLQGSRLTLEERFQELKKQGIMEGDEAGSNLEGDTNRAQLAKVLVKLMDLPEAPGAASGFGDLADHEWARGYIGAAAEAGLMGGTAEGRFAPGDPVTLEQLAAVFARAFALKPADGEDAIAQYSKVSGWAAVELDAAYASGLIGTADDYTVAAKRSDLVASVYGAYARQENFHARSCGRMLSAEPYDRCSIRTGQTVGGMVVTGVDYWADNDEIFGYQIRFQAPQPVRVSGSYRIVPEGEASPEHVVFQAAPGDAGRIPVPELRWSSPGIVGKFKSYDLTADQGNVTITLSDYEDRLFPKGGVPDSTRSVELEEAAPPAS, via the coding sequence ATGAACTGGACGAAGTGGTGCAGGAGGGGGATCGCTGCGGCACTGGGCTGCGCTCTGATGCTGCCGGCCGCAGGAGTGCCGGCTGCGGAGGAGAAGACGGGTACTGGTGAGGCAAGATATCATGTGCTGCAGGGTTCTCGGCTGACGCTCGAGGAACGGTTCCAGGAGCTGAAGAAGCAGGGGATCATGGAAGGGGACGAGGCCGGCTCGAATCTCGAGGGGGACACCAATCGCGCTCAGCTCGCCAAGGTGCTGGTGAAGCTGATGGATCTCCCGGAAGCGCCGGGTGCCGCATCAGGCTTCGGTGACCTGGCGGACCACGAGTGGGCCAGGGGCTATATCGGGGCGGCCGCGGAGGCGGGCCTGATGGGCGGCACGGCTGAGGGACGGTTCGCTCCGGGCGACCCCGTTACGCTGGAGCAGCTGGCGGCGGTCTTCGCGCGCGCCTTCGCCCTGAAGCCGGCGGACGGCGAGGATGCGATCGCCCAGTATTCGAAGGTATCGGGCTGGGCCGCGGTGGAGCTCGACGCCGCTTATGCCTCGGGCCTGATCGGCACGGCAGACGATTACACGGTGGCCGCCAAACGGAGCGACCTCGTGGCTTCCGTGTATGGGGCGTATGCCCGTCAGGAGAATTTCCATGCCCGCAGCTGCGGCCGGATGCTCTCCGCCGAGCCCTATGACCGGTGCAGCATTCGCACGGGCCAGACCGTCGGAGGCATGGTCGTTACCGGGGTGGACTACTGGGCGGATAACGATGAGATCTTCGGCTACCAGATCCGCTTCCAGGCGCCGCAGCCTGTCCGGGTCAGCGGCTCATACCGGATCGTGCCGGAGGGGGAAGCCTCGCCGGAGCATGTCGTCTTCCAGGCGGCTCCCGGGGACGCCGGCCGGATTCCGGTGCCGGAGCTCCGGTGGAGCTCCCCCGGGATTGTCGGCAAGTTCAAGTCGTATGACTTGACGGCGGATCAGGGGAATGTGACGATCACCTTGTCGGATTACGAGGATCGGCTCTTTCCCAAGGGCGGGGTACCTGACAGTACCCGGTCCGTAGAGCTCGAGGAGGCTGCCCCGCCGGCATCCTAA
- a CDS encoding TraX family protein: MQWIAMIAMLIDHIGIVFFKGEQVWRWIGRLAFPLYAYGIVAGYRHTRSLPRYAKRLAVTAALAQLPYLYAFGFMQVNVVGSFLFCIGVLYVLDRTGHPAARALIIAAALVIMQVLPFEYGGYGLLLVLIYRYAESPSQMFLGHLLLNFLYYVLMPLQMLSIAGTLIIIYAQKRLPALSERSAPAWLWRGFYPGHLLLLSIAAAFRRGLFAGF; encoded by the coding sequence ATGCAGTGGATCGCGATGATCGCCATGCTCATCGATCATATCGGGATTGTGTTCTTTAAGGGGGAGCAGGTATGGCGCTGGATCGGCCGGCTGGCCTTCCCGCTGTATGCCTACGGCATTGTGGCGGGATACCGGCATACGAGAAGTCTGCCGAGATACGCCAAGCGTCTCGCGGTCACGGCTGCACTGGCTCAGCTGCCGTACTTGTACGCCTTCGGCTTCATGCAGGTGAACGTCGTGGGCTCGTTTCTGTTCTGCATCGGGGTGCTCTACGTGCTGGACCGGACGGGTCACCCGGCCGCCCGGGCGCTGATCATTGCGGCCGCACTGGTGATCATGCAGGTGCTTCCTTTCGAGTACGGGGGCTACGGCCTGCTGCTCGTGCTGATCTACCGGTATGCGGAGTCCCCTTCCCAGATGTTCCTCGGCCATCTGCTGCTGAACTTCCTCTACTATGTGCTGATGCCGCTGCAGATGCTGAGCATTGCCGGCACGCTGATCATTATTTATGCGCAGAAGCGGCTTCCGGCCCTCTCGGAGAGGTCGGCGCCCGCCTGGCTGTGGCGGGGGTTCTACCCGGGCCATCTGCTCTTGCTGAGCATCGCGGCGGCTTTCCGCAGGGGGCTGTTCGCGGGTTTTTGA
- the cyoD gene encoding cytochrome o ubiquinol oxidase subunit IV: protein MAQQHHGDSASHDASHGSLKSYVIGFLLSIVLTIIPVAAVMNHMLEGKPLLILILAMAILQFAVQLVFFMHLKEGENARWNIMALILGMIILLTIVAGSIWIMTYNQVAH, encoded by the coding sequence ATGGCACAGCAGCATCACGGCGATTCCGCTTCTCATGATGCGTCCCACGGTTCCCTAAAGTCGTATGTGATTGGCTTCCTGCTCTCGATCGTACTGACGATCATTCCGGTTGCCGCGGTCATGAACCACATGCTGGAGGGCAAGCCGCTGCTGATCCTCATCCTCGCGATGGCGATCCTTCAGTTCGCAGTGCAGCTGGTGTTCTTCATGCACCTCAAGGAAGGCGAGAATGCGCGCTGGAACATCATGGCGCTGATCCTCGGGATGATCATCCTGCTGACGATCGTCGCCGGATCGATCTGGATCATGACGTACAATCAGGTAGCCCATTAA